Within bacterium, the genomic segment AGCGACCGTCCTCTTCAGCTTAGTTGCACTGGGAATATTCGACGCCGTCGGCCACGATGATCGGATTCCCGTTGGAATTGCTTTTCACCCGGGTCGCCACGCTTTCCCATTCCACCCCATCATCCGATAGGAAAAGCCGCTCGCCCTCCACCTTCCAGCGTCCGCCCGAGCCCCCATCGTGCTGGCTGGCGAAAGTTCCGCCGCCGCCGCTGGAGTAGCCCTCGCCCCGGCTTCCCATGGAATAGGTCCCGTTGCGATTGAAGCGATAGCGGGTGCTGTTGCTGTATCCCGTGACCTGGCTGTATTTAAAGCTGCACCAAGCGCTTGAGGTCAGCAATGGCGCCAGGCCGCCGGCCTGCGCCTCCAACGCTCCGAAGAATAGAAGTGAAATCCAGAAGAAATGCCGAGCATGTTTCATGGTCGCCCTCCTTGGATAAGATAAGGGCAAAACTCATCCTTCTCCAATTCAAATTTGGTCTTGAAGAAAAAGCCGCCCTTAGTGGACAATTCTCGCTAGGTTCGAGTTTTGGGGGTTTCTGAGGGTTCATTCTAAAAATCTAATTCCGTCTTAATAAGTTTCCATTCAACGAAAGGAAGGTCTGTATGAAGTTCAAAGCCTTTTTCGGGGTGTATCTGTGCGCCCTTCTCATCCTGGGGGCGGCCGGCTCCGCCCAAGCGGATGCCAGCGTCTCCAAGTCCTCCGAGCTTTTCGGGGCGGGTTATTCCAGCTTCGAATCGCATCCGGTCGATGTCACATTCCCCGGCGCGACGTTGGTTAGCGTCCAAGCCTCTCGGGAAGCGACCGATGTTTTCGGCACCGAGTTTCCGACCGGGCTTTCACTCACCATCAGCAGCACCCCGGACGTCGATTGCCAGGGCGAAGTCACCTTTCCTCCGAATCCCGGAGATTGCCAAGTGGTCGGACCGCCGAGCTTCTTTGTCACCAACCTCGATCCGGGGGTTTTCGAGGGCGCCATTGATTTCGATCCTTCCGGCAATGCCTACGTCAACATCACTTTCATGGGCTTTGTGGTGATCAACGGGGACTTCGGGAACGCCCAGTCCCTGCCGGTGAACGTGGATCTGACCTGGGCGGGCCAGGGTTCGCCGACTGTCCAGACCGGCAATTCCGTCTTCGATTTTGGCGACGTGATCGTGAAGGTTTTCGAGCACGTCAAGTCCTATGACCCGGTCGTCAACGGCACCATCGCGGTCGAGGGCATCGGCTTCACGCACACCATCGTCGATTCTCAATCAGGCAATGCCAGCACCAGCGTCTCGCTGTTCCGGAGCAAAAACTGGCAGTTGGAAAGGACGACGAACTGACGTCGCTGGTCTTTTAAGCTGGAAGAGATCCTCCAAAACTCCGACAATGTCGGACAGGAAAGGGTCCACATTGAAGGAGATTTTCATCGGCAGCAGCAAAGAGGGTCTGGGGCAAGCGATGCAGGTGGTTGACGTCCTTTCGGAGGTTCAAGGCGTCAAGCCACTGCTCTGGACCGAATGCTTCAAGCTTGGCGACATCACCTTCCTGGGCATCGAAAACATCGCCCGCCGAGTGGCCGGGGCCGTGTTCCTGGCGACGCCGGACGACGATTCGGTCATTCGGGAGCAAAAGGTCCGGACGCCGCGGGCCAATGTCCTCTTCGAATACGGCTATCTCACCGCCATGCTGACCCGAGGCCGGGTGGCTCTCTGCCGTTATGCCGAATCCGAGCTGCCCTCCGATTTCGCCGGCGTCACCTACGTTCCGATGGGGCCTTTCGAGCCGGAGCGTCCGCTCGATCTCCAAGCCCGGGCCCGGATCAAGTCCTGGGCGGCCGAGCTGCCCGCCATTCAGGCCGGGTTCTCGCCGACCGCTCAGCTGCACGGTTATTCCGGCAGCTGGCAGACCGAGACGGTTTTCCAGGTTTACCGCCATATGCCGATCAAGAAGCCCGATTACGCGGTGCTCAACGGGAAGATGATTCTGCAGATTCCACCCGATGGCCGGGGCGGCGCCGGCTGCTTCTACGGCAATTTTCAGCTTCAGGTCGGCGATTGCTATGCCGAGTTCGAGATCAGCGATCGGGTCGTCGATGCCAGGGTGTTCGACGACGGCAGCGTGAAGATCCGAAACGCCATGCAGACCCGGCAGCGCATCCGGCTGGAAGGCAAGCCTCCGCAACGGGACGGCTTCGAGCCCGACCTTCGAGGCGCCCGCGAAATCGATTTGTTGCTCTATTGTCCGCCGGACGAGCCCGGAATTCTCCGCGGACATTTCTCGAGCGAGGCCGGGGGTCAGGTTTATTCCAAGGCCACGGGGAAGTGGTTTCGCTAGGTGTTCGTCTAACCGGGATTTCACCGGGTCGCCCGGTTCCAGGGCATCTTGGACATCAGCCTAGCCATGGCGCAGCTATTGGTGACTCCGGAAAAAACCAATCCGGCGCCGATCGCCGCGGATATGGCGTAGCCCAAGGGATGAATCCAGACGCCCGCGATGGCTCCCAAGACAACCAAGCCGCCGGCGGCGATTCGGACTTGGCGCTCCAAGCCGAAGGCTCCGCCGGCTCCGCGCTCGAAAGGCAGTCCAGCGGCCTCCCAGGCGTTGGTGCCGCCGTCGACATGGACCACTTGCCGGAAACCGGCCGCTCGCAGGCGGTCGGCCGCCAGCCCGCTCCGAGTGCCGGTTTGGCAGAGGCAATAAAGCGGTTTGTCGGGCGGAAACATCGACTTCAAGGAGTCGGCATGAAGCGAATCGAAGGGAATGTTGACCGATCCCGGGATCCGAAGACCGGCGAACTCCCCCGGCGTGCGAACGTCAATCAAGCTCAAGGGCCCGGCGTTCGCGAGCTCCGCCAGTTGTTGCACCGAGACGCTGCGTAGGGGGAGCGCCGCCTTCGATAAGGCCGATATCGCGTCGCGATTCATTTCATTCTTGAGCTCGCCGATTCCGGGTCCCCCCCTGAGGTTGGCGGGGACCGCCTCCTGGATGTGCTTGGGCAAGGGGAGGTTGAGGTTATTCATGAGGGCGACGAATTCCTCGAGATTTTTTCCGGCGAAGCGCGGGTTTTGCAATTTCTCTTCGCCGATGCTGGAGACCCGGCGCCCCTTGTAGTCGTGGGCCGGATAGACGAGGGTTTGTTCATCGAGCGAGAATAACTTTTCAGTGACGCTGCGGTAGAGCGCCGCCGGGCTTCCGTTTTGGAAATCGGTCCGGCCGCATCCGCCGATCAGGAGGGTGTCACCGGTGAAAATCCGGTCGCGCCACAGGTAGGATACGCTGCCCGGAGTGTGGCCGGGGGTGGCGATCACCAAAAGCTCCTCGCGGCCGAAAAGAAGCACCTCTCCGTCCTTCAGATATTGATCGTAACCTTGGGCATGGCAGTCGCTTGCCACAGCGGTCTGGGCCCCGGTGGCCTGCTTGAGGGCGTGGCCCGCGGTGATGTGGTCGGCGTGGACATGGGTCTCCAGCGCGTATTTGAGTTTCAAGCCGTTTTCGCGGAGCAGCCGCAAGTCGCGCTCGACTTGCTCGACGACCGGATCGATCAGGACGGCCTCATGGGTGAGGTCGTCGGCCAAGAGGTAGGTGAAGGTGGAGGAAGCCGGGTCGAAAAGCTGCCGAAAGGACATGGGGACCCCCGATTTTAAATAGGATGATATTGCTTTATTCCCAAGCGAAGGGGAAATGGTTTCGCTAAGCCGTTTAGGGCAGAGCCGGGCACTCCGCGGGCCTGACCGCCTGGCAAGTGCCTTTACCGATGGCGATGCAGGAGTCGGGAGGCGTCGCCGAGGCCGGGTTCGCGGTGATGCAAGCCGTGCTTGGATCGAGCGAACAGGTCCCGCCGACGCCGTTTCCGATCACCTCGCAAAAGCATCCCATGGGGTCGCCGCTATACCCGCGGGCGGTGCAGCTCGGCACGGCGCCAAAGGCCCCGCCATTCAAGCTTTGGGGTTCGGCGTTCTGATGGACCCAGGAGTCGAGCGCCTTGATGGCTCCGACGTTCAGGCTTGGAACGTTGGAAGCCGGCCCGTCCATGGCGCTGTGAGCCATATCTTTCACCAAGTAGAGCCGGAACATGTCGGTTTTTCCGGCTTCGATAATGTTGCCGGCGAATTGCAGCGTCGAGGAAGGGTATATCGAGCGATCCCGCAAGCCCGCCAAGATAATAACCGGTTTTTTGATGTCGGGGTCGAAGGCGATATGACCCCAAGCTTTTTTGATCTTGTGGGAGCGGCTATCGAAGTCATAGGCCATCGCCTTGGCCAATTGGGCGCTCACGGTCGGTTCGGCCAAAATTTCGGAGAGATACTCAGGATCGGGAACTCCAATGTTGATGTTGCCCATGAAGACCCCGAGCTTTCTTGCATCCTCGGTGTTGGCCGGCGGAAGCGATTCCAGCGGAATGACTCCAGTGAGCGGCACTCGATCGGCGGCGAAAGCCTCGGTGTGGGATTCCAAGTATTCCAAAGCGCCGGTGCCCCCGACTCCGAGGATATAGCCGTCAAAGGGCGTGCCGTTTTCGCCGACCAGCAAGCCCAATCCCAAAGAAACTCCTCGGGAATGGGCGAAAGCGTAATATCCGGTCGGCTCACCGAAAACCTCCGATACCAGGTCGCGCAATAAATGGCCGGTAGAGAAGTAGGCGGTCCTGAAGTTATGGGTGTGGAAGGGCGGAGCGATGAACGCGTCATAGGGGAAACCCGGATAGCCCGGCGCCACGTGGTCCATCGCTACCACCGCGAAGCCCTCGTTCATCAATTGACTGACGATGCCGGCGAAGGCATTGAAGGCGGTGACATGGCTTAAGGTTCCCGGAGGCACGATGACCACCGTTTTTCCGTTGCAATTTTGTGGAACTTTCATCAGCCAGCTAGTGGGAATTTTCCACAGCGAGGGGCCGTTTGTTAGGTTCCCGGCGCTGTCGTAAGCCGCGCCCTCGCAGTCCTTGCAGCCGACAATGAAGGCATGCGGGGGGAGAGGGTTGGCTCCGGTCGTTGCGGCCTTCCATTCATCGCTCATAATATTGAAGCTCGCCCTTTGTTCGTCGGTCAGGGCATTGTATTTGTCCGAGCAGTCCTGAGCATGCGACACCGCGAGATTCCAAGCGAGCCCGCTCGCTACGACCAGAGCTGTAAAAGCCTTCTTCCAAGTTGTTGTCATATCCACTCCCTGGACAAAAGGATGCCGTGGCGATTTTGCGGATCGCTTGAGGCCCCTGCCTGTTGATTATTTTTAACCCCTTCGAATTGATATCCCGAATATATTATCGGGCCGGAGTCTTCGGTCTGGCAATATTAAAAATGGTAAGCGAGGCCCATTTGAGACACTGGACATTCTCGGCGAAGGCTTCGACGCAAGGCGATGAAAAATAAAAGGAAAAAGCCAGGCGGCGGATTGGGGAAATTTATTTCACAAGCCCGGTGACTTGCTTCGCTTTACGGCGTCTTTCCTATACCCATTCCCTTAAACCAAGGAGAAAACCATGGTTCGACTGCTCGCTATTTCCTGCCTGGTGCTTGCGGCCACCAGTCTTTCGGTAAGGAAGGTTGAAGCCGCCAATATCAACGTCACGACAACGGCCATCGCTTCCGATTGCTTCACACCGGGGGGCGATCCCTGTGCCGATTTCAACGGCAACGATTGCACGCTTCAAGATGCCTTGGATGTGGCCGAGTGTAACGGAGAGGCCGATACCATCAACGTGGCGGCCGGAACTTACGACGCCGACGCGGCCGGAATCTTCCAGTATTTCGCCGCCGATACCGAGAATTTCAGCTTGGATATCGTCGGAGCCGGCGCCGGAACGATCATCGACGGCATGGACAACGATCAGTGCATGGAGCTGAACACCGTATTCGCTTCGGCCGACGATCAAGCCAACCTCTCCGTTTCCAACATTACCTTTCAGAACGGAAACTACAGCGGGCCCGGCGGCGGCTTGGCGGTGAACGTCAGTGACGCCGACGTCACGGTGGAAAACTGCAGCTTCCTTTCCAATTTCTCTGACGAGTGGGGCGGCGGCATCTATTCCAACGCCAATGGCGAAAGTCTCATGTTTTTCAGCTCCAATTTGTTTTTGGACAACACCGCCAACTTCGACGACGGCGGCGGATTGTTCGCCGAATCGGGCCAGGGGTCGATCACGGCGGTCAATAACATCCTGGCCGGCAACACCTCCAACGACGGCCAAGGCGGCGGAATGTTCGTCAACGCCAGCGTCGGCAATATCACCATCACCAACAACACCTTGTTCAACAATGCGGCGACCAACGGCGACGGCGGTGGCATCGGAGCCCAGGTCGACGATAGCGCGAGCGTCTTCAACATCTACAATAACATCGTGTTCGGGAATTCCGCCGGCACCAACGGCGACGATATCTGGACCTGCGAGCAAGGCGCGACCGTCAATCTCTTCAACAACGATTTCACGGAATACTTCAGCGAAGCCTTGGACGGAGGATCTTGCGGAGGCAGCGCGACGCTGAATGAGGGTGCCAATATCTCGGACGACCCTCAGTTCGTGAACTCCGGTGCCGACGATTTCCACCTTAGCGCCGGCTCGCCGGCGATCGATACCGGGGACCCGGCGGCGCCTTCGATGCCTTCCACCGACTTTGACGGCAATCCGCGGCCGGCCCTTCCCGGCACCAATCCCGATATCGGAGCGCTGGAGTTCCAAGTCCTTCCGACCCCGACTCCGACCCCGATTCCGACGCCCACGGCCACTCCGACCCCGACTCCCTTCGGCTTCGTCGAAGGCAGCGGGGCTCTTTCTTGCACGCTGCAACCAGGCCTTGCCGGCGGCCTTTCCTGGCCCGGTCTCCTGGCTTTGGCGGCGCTGGGAGGGTTCGTGAAGGCCCTGCGCCGCAAGGCTCGGTGATCCCGACCTTAAGCTTATTCGCAAAAAAGCCCCGCCGCCCGGCGGGGCTTTTTTCTTATTCTAGACACTTTCCCCCACAAGCCGCGTAGGGGGCTTTAATGAAGCGAGCGGCCCAATCCTTCCTTTGGATTTTCCTGGCGCTGGGTTCCCTGGCGATCACTTACGCGAGCATGGTCTATTTCGAGCCCGGCCAAAGGGCTCCCTTCCTGATCGAAAAGCTGCCCCTGCGCGACGAAGCCTTTTATTTGGCGGTCTTGCGCGTTCACGTCCTGGCGGCGGCCCTGGCCTTGCCGGGCTGCTTGATCCTGTCCTCCGCGGCCGTCCTGAAACGCTGGCCCCGCTTTCACCGTTGGTCCGGCCGAATCGTGGGCCTCGATGTCTTGGGCGCCTTGGCACCCACCGGCTTCTATCTCGCCTTCTTCGCCAAGGGTGGAGTGGCCGGGACCCTCGGCTTCTTGCTCACCGGTGGCATCGTGGTCTGGGCGATGCTCCAGGCCATCCGCTGGGCGCGGGCCAAGCGATTTGCCCGCCATCGCCTCTTCGCCTTCCACGTGATCGGCCAGCTGAGCGTCGCGGTCAGCTCCCGCGCCATGCTCTTTCTGTTGGAAACTTCCAATCTCGACGCCGATTTGGCGTATCTTTTGAGCCTTTGGATCCCGGTCGTCGGCACCTTCGCCCTCGTCCAGTGCCTAGGCTCGCCTTCTCGACCTCAACCCAAGCCAAGGACCCGCTATGAACCCCTTCTTGATCCTGCTGGCGCTGCTGCTGGCGGCCCCGGCGTTGTTTAATCCCCATCGTCCGCTCCAGGCGCGGACGAGCGCTCCGATCGGCGACTCGGCTTCGCCCCAGGCCCTCGTCGAAGCCAAGCTCCTCACCCCTCTCCAAGAGAAGGAGGCGAAGCGCCCGACTTTTTCCCGGGCCGCTCCTCCGCCCAGCGCCCGAAGGGTGCGAATCCTCGATCAGGCGCCGCAAGCCGACACCAAGGGCCGGACTTTTATTTCCTTCGCGATCGATGAATCTCATTCTTTCCGAGGGCTCGAGGCGAAGGAGCTCCCCGAAGACGCCTGGCATCGAGAAGTCATCGTCGGCTGCGTCTATCCCAAGAATGGCGAAGTGATCGTGAAGCTGGGCGAAGCCCATTATCCGGCCGCGGTTCTTTGGGGCGAGTCGGTGGGCGCGGCTCCGGCCGGAGTCTGTCGCCGCAGTTAAGTCCAGGCCTCGGTGCTCACGCGCCCGCTTCCCAGACTCTCCATCAACTCTTGGAGAAGTTTACCGCCGTCGCCTCGCCAGGCATGGCCGTGCATGCAGGCCAGAGTCCGGGGTTTGAGCTCGATCAGATTTTGCATGAGCGGGCGAAGATTTTGGGTGTGGGAGAAATAATCCATCTTTTTGCGGAAGGCCTCGCTGGGTCCCAGGATGTCGGTTTCCACCAAGGCCTGCCGGGCCTCGCCGCCTTGGGTGAAGAGGTCGCCGCAGAAGAGGGTTTGGGTGAAGCGGTCGATCATGAAACCGCAGTCCCATCCGTGGGGCAGGTGCGGGGCGTCCTGCCAGCTGACTTCGTGCTTTCCGAGCTTGAGAGTTTCGCCGTGGGCCAGGCCGCGGGGCGGCCGATCGGCGAGATCTTGGCCGATCATGGCGCCGATTCGGCCGCAGACGGGCTGGGCTTGGGGCGCCAGGGCGAGCCATGGGTCGACGGCTCCGCACTCGTCGGGCTCCATGTGGGAGAAGGCGAGGTAGCGGAGCTTCTCGGGCGTCAGCACCGCGGCGACCGCTTCCCGCACCAAGGGAAAGAGCTTTCTCATGCCGAGGTGGAAGAGTAGGGGCTCGTCGTCGACAATCAGATATTGATTGAAGGAGAAGCCGCCGGGGATCTCGCGCGTCGGGGTGCTGATCCGGTAGATGTTTTCGGCGATCTCTTGGATACTGGTCCCGCTTTGTGTATTGGTGATGGTCATTGCGGAATTATCCAAGGATTGAGGTGAGTCGACAATGAAGTATTTGCTGCTGATCTATTACGATGAAAAAGCTCTCGAAAGATTGGGCAAGGCCGAGGAAAAAAGGATCGAGGACCAGAGCGTGGCCTATACCGCCCAGCTTCAGGCCGAAGGCAAGGTTTTGGGAGAACACCGTTTGCGTCCGGTTTCCACCGCCACTTGCGTCAGGACCCAAGGCGGCCAAAAACTCGTCATCGACGGTCCCTTTGCCGAAACCAAGGAGCAATTGGGGGGCTACACGCTGATCGACGTGAAGGATCTCGCCGAGGCCATTGAGATCGCCAAGAA encodes:
- a CDS encoding nucleotide-binding protein; protein product: MKEIFIGSSKEGLGQAMQVVDVLSEVQGVKPLLWTECFKLGDITFLGIENIARRVAGAVFLATPDDDSVIREQKVRTPRANVLFEYGYLTAMLTRGRVALCRYAESELPSDFAGVTYVPMGPFEPERPLDLQARARIKSWAAELPAIQAGFSPTAQLHGYSGSWQTETVFQVYRHMPIKKPDYAVLNGKMILQIPPDGRGGAGCFYGNFQLQVGDCYAEFEISDRVVDARVFDDGSVKIRNAMQTRQRIRLEGKPPQRDGFEPDLRGAREIDLLLYCPPDEPGILRGHFSSEAGGQVYSKATGKWFR
- a CDS encoding rhodanese-like domain-containing protein, with translation MSFRQLFDPASSTFTYLLADDLTHEAVLIDPVVEQVERDLRLLRENGLKLKYALETHVHADHITAGHALKQATGAQTAVASDCHAQGYDQYLKDGEVLLFGREELLVIATPGHTPGSVSYLWRDRIFTGDTLLIGGCGRTDFQNGSPAALYRSVTEKLFSLDEQTLVYPAHDYKGRRVSSIGEEKLQNPRFAGKNLEEFVALMNNLNLPLPKHIQEAVPANLRGGPGIGELKNEMNRDAISALSKAALPLRSVSVQQLAELANAGPLSLIDVRTPGEFAGLRIPGSVNIPFDSLHADSLKSMFPPDKPLYCLCQTGTRSGLAADRLRAAGFRQVVHVDGGTNAWEAAGLPFERGAGGAFGLERQVRIAAGGLVVLGAIAGVWIHPLGYAISAAIGAGLVFSGVTNSCAMARLMSKMPWNRATR
- a CDS encoding choice-of-anchor Q domain-containing protein; the encoded protein is MVRLLAISCLVLAATSLSVRKVEAANINVTTTAIASDCFTPGGDPCADFNGNDCTLQDALDVAECNGEADTINVAAGTYDADAAGIFQYFAADTENFSLDIVGAGAGTIIDGMDNDQCMELNTVFASADDQANLSVSNITFQNGNYSGPGGGLAVNVSDADVTVENCSFLSNFSDEWGGGIYSNANGESLMFFSSNLFLDNTANFDDGGGLFAESGQGSITAVNNILAGNTSNDGQGGGMFVNASVGNITITNNTLFNNAATNGDGGGIGAQVDDSASVFNIYNNIVFGNSAGTNGDDIWTCEQGATVNLFNNDFTEYFSEALDGGSCGGSATLNEGANISDDPQFVNSGADDFHLSAGSPAIDTGDPAAPSMPSTDFDGNPRPALPGTNPDIGALEFQVLPTPTPTPIPTPTATPTPTPFGFVEGSGALSCTLQPGLAGGLSWPGLLALAALGGFVKALRRKAR
- a CDS encoding DUF2306 domain-containing protein; the protein is MKRAAQSFLWIFLALGSLAITYASMVYFEPGQRAPFLIEKLPLRDEAFYLAVLRVHVLAAALALPGCLILSSAAVLKRWPRFHRWSGRIVGLDVLGALAPTGFYLAFFAKGGVAGTLGFLLTGGIVVWAMLQAIRWARAKRFARHRLFAFHVIGQLSVAVSSRAMLFLLETSNLDADLAYLLSLWIPVVGTFALVQCLGSPSRPQPKPRTRYEPLLDPAGAAAGGPGVV
- a CDS encoding MBL fold metallo-hydrolase, translating into MTITNTQSGTSIQEIAENIYRISTPTREIPGGFSFNQYLIVDDEPLLFHLGMRKLFPLVREAVAAVLTPEKLRYLAFSHMEPDECGAVDPWLALAPQAQPVCGRIGAMIGQDLADRPPRGLAHGETLKLGKHEVSWQDAPHLPHGWDCGFMIDRFTQTLFCGDLFTQGGEARQALVETDILGPSEAFRKKMDYFSHTQNLRPLMQNLIELKPRTLACMHGHAWRGDGGKLLQELMESLGSGRVSTEAWT
- a CDS encoding YciI family protein; this encodes MKYLLLIYYDEKALERLGKAEEKRIEDQSVAYTAQLQAEGKVLGEHRLRPVSTATCVRTQGGQKLVIDGPFAETKEQLGGYTLIDVKDLAEAIEIAKNLESGTLGAVEIRPIQEFGQY